Part of the Anopheles coluzzii chromosome 3, AcolN3, whole genome shotgun sequence genome is shown below.
ATGTATCTCAGGCGTTGATTTACGATATGATTTCGGCGAAATTTGCCTCACGACGAGGGGCGGCGGCCGGCGGGCACTCTCGAAAGTGGCGGAGTGGCTTTTAGTGGCCGTGTTGGGCCGAAAATGCATCTTAATTCGAGCGAGCGAGATCGCGTTCGCACAGATTCGCCTTCGATATAacgttgttttcgttttattgCAGGCACTCACACCGGACGATCTGCGGCAGCGTATTGCGAACTGGTCACTTGAATCGGACGGCCAACTGTTGCAGTACATGGTATCGATCGCGAAGGTAAGTTCAGTCGGCGGACGGAGAGTTTTGGCCATGTGTATCCCCTAATCGGCACGGTATTTCGTTCTAGAACCTCGAGGATAAATGTAGCAaaactcgggacaacctcaaCAGCTTGATGCTGCAGGTGAACCAAACGGAAGTGAAGTTAGCTACCGCGACGAATCAGTTTTCCGCCGTGGAGCAGGTGAAGTTTGTTGAAAATCGCGTGGAAGAGGATGATGAGAGCTTCTACGGGCTGCGAAGACGCCGGCAGCAGGTAGACGAGCCCCGGAAGGACACGCAACAGGAAGACGGTGACGAGCGGACGATGGATGATCTGATTCAGCTGGCCGTTGAACGATCGATAGAAGGCATGTATAAATCATACGAAAAGGTCACCCTCCAGCTGACGGACAGTGAGTCGAGCGACGACGATGATCTACCCACCAGCACACGGTTAACGGACCCGGCGGAACTGACCGCCGGCAAGGCAACGGTAATGCGAGCCGTACCAAAGTATTCCTTCATCGAGCGACCCTTGCCGCACGTGATCGGGTCGAAGGAGTGGCAAAATAAGTGGCACGTGGGGTTGATTGATTCTGAGGACGAGTCGAGTTCGGATCGAAAAGAGGAGTACTCCGAATCACCGAGCGAAACGGACGATGGTGGTATGTTTCCATCTCAACCGAACAGTAAAAACCATACACCGTCGGAATCGGAAAGCTCCATCTGGGGTGCGGAAGGTCGCAAGCGAGCCCCCTCGATGGATCCCAGCGTTACCGGGGACGACGGTTCTTCTGTGTATTCGTACGCGAGCTCATCGAAGGTGCCCCGTCCGTTGCCAGTGGTGGCAGCACGTGGAATTTCATCGGAGGGCGCGAGACTGAAACCACCCAGCCTGTTCCCGGAGGAACCACCCGAGGAGGATGTACGGCGCAGAGGGGAACGTGGGCTGTTCGATGACTCGCCGGAAGAGGATGAACCGACGCCGATGCCTACACCTCAGCCACGTCAAGCGGTGCCGACAATGAATGATACAACGAAATCGTTCTTCAAAGGCAATGCGCAACAACCTGCACGTAAGATAGTGAACCTGTTCGACGATGAACCTCCGGAACCGTTGCCAGACAGTTTGTCAGTACCGGAGCAGAAGAAAACGATCAATCTCTTTATCGAAAGTGAGGACGACGAGGAGCAGGTAAAGGAGAATGTGCGTAATAACAACGTGACTACTGCAACCGAGAAGCGACGTGTAGAGGAAGTGACTGCAAAACAGTCTCTGAAACCGGCCGGACCTGCCCTCACGAATCCAAGGGCAATGACAAAGCTGGTGGACGAACTGAACAATAATTTCCGAAGGCAACAAGAACAGCCTGCGCCGGAAAAGACGAAGCCCGTGCCAGAAGACAACAGTCGCACTCGCTCCTCAGTGACGAATATTTTCGACGATGAGCCTCCTATCGACGACTTCGACCGGCTGTTTATTGCAGCGAACCCGACCGCCAAACCGGCCGTACGGCAGACCATTCTGCCCCAGCCAACCGCGAGGGTTGAGAAGGAGAAAAAGCCGATAAATCTCTTCGCGGAAGACGACGAGGACGATTATGATGGTATTGTGGTGGGCAGTAATGAAACACGGCCACAGAAATCTCCCAGCCAGGGAAGCTACATCAGTCCTGGCAGGAGCATGCTCCCTAAACCCGCCGAACGGTTGCCTACGGTGAAGAAAAAATCCATCTTTGATGAATCAGATTCCGAGGAGGGCACAAATGATGCAGATTCCGATCTGTTCGCAAGTACCACCAAAAAGGCACCCACGGTGATGCCACCAGTCCAAATACCAAAAGCTGCACCAAAAGTGACTAAATCCATTTTCAGCGATAGTTCCGAGGcggaagacgacgacgatgaggcACTGTTTGGGAAGTCGTCCAGCATTTTGAAGAATAAATTGGACGCGTTGAAAAAGAACGGTGGTGCGGCGGGACGGCAGGAAGTTGGTGCGACCAGCAAACCGGAGAGTAAACCTGCTAGTAAAAGCAAATCACTGTTTGATGAGGATTCGGAGGAGGATGCTCAGGACGTTAAAAAGGATGATGATCTGTTTGGAAGTGTTTCGAAGCCAGCGGCACCGTTAGCATTGGATAAGAAGACGGTGAAGCCGGCCCCAAAAGTGTCTTTATTCGATGACGAACCTCCAtcggacgatgatgatgcactCTTTGGACAAAGTAGAAGAAAAGTTGAAACTCAACCGAGTAGCGTAGAAGCAACTCAAAAGGAAGGAATTTCATCGAATGCGTCTGAATCGGGAGGACCTATCGCCACCAATAGTATTGTGGATCTTTTCACTAAAACTGAGCCAAGTGCGAGTGTTCCGAAGCAGTCGCTTAATAATTCGGAACAACTCAATTCTCAACCGGCCGTCAAAGAAAATCCCGTTGAATCGAATAATAGTATTCGAAGTTTGATATTGAAGAAATCCATCTTCAACTCGGACTCGGAAAGTGAGGAAGATGATTCTATCTTTGACGCAGTAGCCAAAAGTTCGGAAAAGCCAAACGTTTCTACGGCGGAACCCAAAGTTAGTGCCGAAGTAGAGAAGAGTGAGTTGAACCACGCTAAAGAAACCACGCCACGTCAAACGAACGATGATGTATCGACGATCGAAGCGAAGCAATCGATCGAAAAGGAGGCAATAGTCGTGGAGGAACCCAAATCAAATGTCAACGAAAACGGAGATAACAGCATCGCTCAAAATACTCTAGAATCTGTGAACCATGTGGACAAGAATGAACCTAGCTCAATCCAAAACGTCTTGCGTGCTCCGGTAGATGACCCTGTCCAAAATCCTGTTGATCCCAAAACATCCATTTTTGATAATTCAACGTCTGAGAATGAAACGAACCACGGTAATGGAGATAGCATAACTCACCAGAAAAGTGAACTGACTCCGCAACCCAAAGCAAGTGAAGAAAATATTAGTTTTGTACCAACTTTAGAACCATCGGGCAACGACAATGTTCTCCAGGAGGATAATGCTGCTAAGGCCGAGGAAACATCGGATACATCAGAAACTCCTCACACAAAACTACCCGAGCCAGATGAAGGAACTTTCGCAGATGAAACGCCCAATGGCATGATGATAGCGAACGACATTGATTACTATTTGCATACGAACGAACCTTCGAAAGAGGGTAGCGAGAAGCTTTCTTCAATAGCAACACCAGCAATGGACC
Proteins encoded:
- the LOC120956380 gene encoding WASH complex subunit 2, whose protein sequence is MALTPDDLRQRIANWSLESDGQLLQYMVSIAKNLEDKCSKTRDNLNSLMLQVNQTEVKLATATNQFSAVEQVKFVENRVEEDDESFYGLRRRRQQVDEPRKDTQQEDGDERTMDDLIQLAVERSIEGMYKSYEKVTLQLTDSESSDDDDLPTSTRLTDPAELTAGKATVMRAVPKYSFIERPLPHVIGSKEWQNKWHVGLIDSEDESSSDRKEEYSESPSETDDGGMFPSQPNSKNHTPSESESSIWGAEGRKRAPSMDPSVTGDDGSSVYSYASSSKVPRPLPVVAARGISSEGARLKPPSLFPEEPPEEDVRRRGERGLFDDSPEEDEPTPMPTPQPRQAVPTMNDTTKSFFKGNAQQPARKIVNLFDDEPPEPLPDSLSVPEQKKTINLFIESEDDEEQVKENVRNNNVTTATEKRRVEEVTAKQSLKPAGPALTNPRAMTKLVDELNNNFRRQQEQPAPEKTKPVPEDNSRTRSSVTNIFDDEPPIDDFDRLFIAANPTAKPAVRQTILPQPTARVEKEKKPINLFAEDDEDDYDGIVVGSNETRPQKSPSQGSYISPGRSMLPKPAERLPTVKKKSIFDESDSEEGTNDADSDLFASTTKKAPTVMPPVQIPKAAPKVTKSIFSDSSEAEDDDDEALFGKSSSILKNKLDALKKNGGAAGRQEVGATSKPESKPASKSKSLFDEDSEEDAQDVKKDDDLFGSVSKPAAPLALDKKTVKPAPKVSLFDDEPPSDDDDALFGQSRRKVETQPSSVEATQKEGISSNASESGGPIATNSIVDLFTKTEPSASVPKQSLNNSEQLNSQPAVKENPVESNNSIRSLILKKSIFNSDSESEEDDSIFDAVAKSSEKPNVSTAEPKVSAEVEKSELNHAKETTPRQTNDDVSTIEAKQSIEKEAIVVEEPKSNVNENGDNSIAQNTLESVNHVDKNEPSSIQNVLRAPVDDPVQNPVDPKTSIFDNSTSENETNHGNGDSITHQKSELTPQPKASEENISFVPTLEPSGNDNVLQEDNAAKAEETSDTSETPHTKLPEPDEGTFADETPNGMMIANDIDYYLHTNEPSKEGSEKLSSIATPAMDRPPAPVTPPAAKSEPKSALNFSPIGLFDDVPPPDDGDETDDVTHPKQSASVESTLPPILDEASSYSQESQSLDFIPIGSAGGSRSRYLFDDEPPPDEADDSSANPSFAKPSAFKVGSSVVKGLFDNPAPASLPPMVEDSRSESSRPIRSKVNKLNAKLAINVAALLPGARRPIPASSSPEKQLASTVTSVSKDTPQTTAKPAQSEEASNGGKLTGLNKGRARIPTKRKPPSRQTLRAGSLGSSLQSSVSEEERNEKDPPQSSAADDRIVVGSEGKVEHVEAVLPPQDSFPPANHSTVVSSKVEIKRTEDPFVDRLSASVRNPSKRVVLPDGNDGDKPSVTATVKKTTVKPSNTSLFGDSDGEGDDDDFFSTLPTKGVVIKKEATKRAGQSKPVGSKSIFGSDDEDEADGGEDDLFGTKKSSIAGQLKAKVLDVSASQAAGARKEKKGLFDDEDDDGDDDDDIFGSKSKTISKVNSHQHQANPVGRSSLSTVTKPMTTTTCPADDPLADLLADS